Genomic window (Enterobacteriaceae bacterium 4M9):
GATTTAATGCCTTCTACGCGAATGAGGTGATACAGCTCCTGGCGTGAGAACGTGAAGTGCTCACACAGATGATTGTTCACTTCAATGCCTTGTTTGGCAAGCTCGGCGTTGAGCACCTGGGTGACCAGCGGGATGCAGCCGCCGCAGCCGGTTCCGGCTTTGGTTTCGGCTTTCAGCGCCGCCACGGTGTGGCAGCCTTTACCGATGGCGGCAACCAGGTCGCCTTTGGTGACATCAAAGCAGGAGCAAATCTGCGCGCTATCCGGCAGCTTATCGACACCGATAGCCGGTTTGCCGCTGCCCGCGTGGGACGGCAGGATCAGCGAGTCCGGGTTTTCCGGCAGTTCAATGGCGTTGAGCATCAGCTGCAGCAGGTTGCCGTAGTCGCTGGTGTCGCCCACCAGTACCGCGCCGAGCAGCGTTTTGTTGTCTGCACTGACGATGAGGCGCTTGTAGACTTCTTTGTTCTCGTCGAGATAGACGTAGCTGCGCGCGCCCGGCGTGCGGCCATGGGCATCACCAATACCGCCAACATCCACGCCCAGCAGCTTGAGCTTGGCGCTCATGTCGGCGCCTTCAAACACGTTGGCGTTGCCGAGCAGGTGATCGACGGTAACCTGCGCCATTTTGTAGCCAGGTGCGACCAGGCCGAACATGCGGTTTTGCCAGCTGGCGCATTCACCGATGGCGTAGATATCCGGGTCAGAGGTCTGGCAGTTATCGTTAATCACAATACCGCCGCGCTGCGCGGTAGCCAGACCACACTGGGTGGCGAGTTTATCGCGCGGGCGAATGCCGGTTGAAAACACGATGAAGTCAATTTCCAGCTTGCTGCCGTCGGCAAAGTGCATGGTTTTGCGTGCTTCCACGCCTTCCTGCACGATTTGCTGGGTGTTTTTGCTGGTATGAACCTTCACGCCCATGCGCTCAATTTTTTTGCACAGCTGCTCGCCGCCCATATGATCGAGCTGTTCGGCCATCAGCATCGGCGCGAACTCAACGACGTGGGTTTCGACGCCAAGGTTTTTCAGCGCGCCTGCGGCTTCAAGCCCTAACAGGCCTCCGCCGACGACTGCGCCCCGCTTGCTGCGGCGTGCGCAGGCTTCAATGGCGTTAAGATCTTCGATGGTGCGGTAAACGAAGCAGTCCTGGGTGTCTGCGCCTTTAATCGGCGGGATCCACGGATACGAGCCGGTTGCCATGACCAGCTTGTCGTAATATACGGTGCGTCCGGCGCTGGAGTGAATGACCTTTTCCTGGCGGTTGATAGTGATGGCGCGCTCGCCCACCAGGACCTGTACGCCATGTTTCTCATAAAACCCTTCACGCACCAGCGTCAGTTCTTCGGCAGTGTGATGGGAGAAGTAAGATGACAGGTGGACTCGGTCGTAGGCGATGCGGGGCTCTTCACAGAAGACGGTAATCTCGAACTGTCCAGGTTCGGCTTTATCAAGCAGATCTTCGATAAAGCGGTGTCCGACCATACCGTTTCCGATAACTGCGAGTCTGACTTTGCTCATTTTTGCCTCGATTTCTTTTCTATTACCGCCTACCTTAACGATTCAGCATGGGTGATTATTGATGTGGATCAAATACGCCTTTGTATACCTCTTAAGTGGTATCTCATTGATTTATTGAGTTTTGTCTAAGTGCCAGATAATTCTTGTTTTTACAAAAATTGCGAAAACGCTGCAAAAATAACCATAAAAAGATAAGGGATTGGATGAGAAGGACAAAAACAGCAAAACGCCCCTTAATCCATGTGGATAGGGGCGTCTGGTTTTGCGAAAGTCTGATGTTACC
Coding sequences:
- a CDS encoding nitrite reductase large subunit, with translation MSKVRLAVIGNGMVGHRFIEDLLDKAEPGQFEITVFCEEPRIAYDRVHLSSYFSHHTAEELTLVREGFYEKHGVQVLVGERAITINRQEKVIHSSAGRTVYYDKLVMATGSYPWIPPIKGADTQDCFVYRTIEDLNAIEACARRSKRGAVVGGGLLGLEAAGALKNLGVETHVVEFAPMLMAEQLDHMGGEQLCKKIERMGVKVHTSKNTQQIVQEGVEARKTMHFADGSKLEIDFIVFSTGIRPRDKLATQCGLATAQRGGIVINDNCQTSDPDIYAIGECASWQNRMFGLVAPGYKMAQVTVDHLLGNANVFEGADMSAKLKLLGVDVGGIGDAHGRTPGARSYVYLDENKEVYKRLIVSADNKTLLGAVLVGDTSDYGNLLQLMLNAIELPENPDSLILPSHAGSGKPAIGVDKLPDSAQICSCFDVTKGDLVAAIGKGCHTVAALKAETKAGTGCGGCIPLVTQVLNAELAKQGIEVNNHLCEHFTFSRQELYHLIRVEGIKSFDELLGKYGTGYGCEVCKPTVGSLLASCWNEYVLKPDNAPLQDTNDNFLANIQKDGTYSVIPRSAGGEITPEGLMEVGRIAREFNLYTKITGSQRIGLFGAQKDDLPEIWRQLIEAGFETGHAYAKALRMAKTCVGSTWCRYGVGDSVGFGVELENRYKGIRTPHKMKFGVSGCTRECAEAQGKDVGVIATEKGWNLYVCGNGGMKPRHADLLAADLDHDTLVRYLDRFMMFYIRTADKLQRTSVWLENLEGGIEYLKSVIIDDKLNLNEHMEAEMARLREAVICEWQETVNNPQAQVRFKHFINSTQRDPNVQVVAERQQHRPATPYERIPVTLVEENV